The DNA sequence TTCTTTTTGGCAAGAACATCGCTTTCTATCTGGCCAATGACGGCGAAATAGACCCGTGTATAGCGATGGGAATCGCCGAAGCGGCCGGCAAAGCCTGCCACTTACCCGTCTTGCACCCACTGAAACAGAATCGTTTGCACTTTGTCCGCTACCGAACAGGACAACCGCTGACAGGCAACCGCTTCGGTATAGCCGAGCCCCCCCTGCGCCGCAACCGGATCGTTCCGCTACTTGCCATAGACGTGGTTCTTTTACCTATGGTCGCCTTTGACAGACAGGGCAACCGGCTGGGCATGGGCGGCGGCTTTTACGACCGCACGCTGAGTCAGAGTTTCAGGCTGACCAAATTCATCGGTTTAGCCCACAGCTGTCAGGAAACTGATAGTATTGCTCCGCAACCCTGGGATATCCCGTTACAAGCCATCGTTACCGAACGGGATATTATTCAGATTCGTTAGTCCAGTCAGGTCAAGAAGCCTTTTCAATATGCGCAAAACCAAAATTATTTGTACCATAGGACCTGTTACCGAGTCCTACGACATGCTGGAACAGCTGGCCGACGCTGGCATGAACGTGGTGCGACTCAATATGTCACACGGCGACCATGAATCCCACGCCAGGGTTATCAAGGCAGTTCGAACCCTCAACAAAAAACGCCACCATCCGATTGCCGTCCTGATAGACACGCAGGGCCCTGAAATTCGCACCGGTGACATCCACAATGAACTCGACCTGAAGCAAGGCGATGAAATCTCGGTGGTTGCTCGGGGCGAGGACGACGTGGAGGCAAGCTCCATTCGGATCAATTATGAAAACCTGATCGACGATGTGGAGATCGGCGATAAAATTACTGTGGATAACGGCCTGATCAATCTCGAGGTTCTCAGCAAGGAAGATCGCGTAATGCGCTGCCGCGTCGTCGATGGTGGCGTACTGAAAAGCAAGCGCCATGTGAATTTACCCGGCATCAGGGTAAACCTTCCGGCCATTACCGAAAAAGACAAGCGCGATATTGAATTCGCCATCGAACAGGAGGTGGACTTTATTGCGCTCTCTTTCGTGCGCGACGCTGAAGATATTCACCAACTCCACCAACTGCTCGGGGATAAAGCCGACAAAATCAAGGTAATCTCCAAGATCGAAGACCAGGAAGGCGTCAAAAACGTCCGGGAAATCATCAAGGTGTCGGACGGTTTGATGGTGGCGCGGGGCGATCTCGGAGTGGAGATCGCTATTGAAAAACTGCCCCGGGTACAACGGCGCATTATTCGTCTCTGCGCCCAGGAGGGTAAACGGGTCATCGTTGCCACCCACATGCTGGAATCCATGATTGAAAACCCCATGCCCACCCGCGCCGAAGTCACGGATGTGGCCAATGCCGTCTATGAAGAAGCCGACGCCATCATGTTGTCCGGCGAAACCACCATCGGCAAATACCCGGTTAAATGTGTGGAGATCCTCGATCGCATCGCCCGTTCCATTGAACTCAGTCGGGGCCTTCGCTTTACCGATAACCTGATTCTCAAAAATGACAAGGAAGAGATTGCCGCCGCCGCCGTGAAGCTGGCTGAATCAATCAAAGCCAAAGCCATTATTGTACCCACCCGCCGGGGACGCATGGCAGGTTATGTCACCAACTGCCACCCCCAGGCACCGATTATCTGCGCCTTTACCAACGACAGTCGCACTCGCCGTCAGCTGGTTCTGAACCGCAACGTCCTGAGTTTTCGCATCAACTTCAGTGAAGACCCGGAAAAAACCCTCGCCACAGCGGCCAACATCCTCATTGAACGGGCCGAGTTTACCCCGGAGGACCGACTGGTGGTTATTTCCGACGCCCTCGCCGGATCCGGCATTGATGCCATACAGATCCGAAAACTGGGGGATCTGTTGAAAGTGCCTATCGAGTAGCACCAGGCAAGACGATGCTTAAGGTCGGCCGAATACTGGCAACGCTTCTCATCAGCGGGCTCCTCGCAACTGATGTCGTATTCGGCGACACCGTCGAACCAGCCAATGTGATTCTTTTTATCGGCGATGGCATGGATGAACACCAAATCACCATGGCACGCAATTACCTACTCGGGCCGGAAGAAGGTCTCCTGGCGATGGAACAATTGCCGGTGCGCAGTTCTGCCCAGGTACAGACCCTGCTGGAAAACCGGCCAGACCGGTTCACTTTTATCGCCGATAGCGCCAACTCCGCATCGACGCTGGCCACCGGCCAACTCACCAGCACCGGGCGCATTGCCACCAGCGCCGGAACAGACTTCGACCAGCCCACTATCCTGCAGGCCGCTCGCGAATCCGGATTTCTCACAGGGCTGGTCACCACCGCCAGTCTGACCGATGCCACCCCCGCCGCTTTTGTTGCCCATACAGCACACCGCAACTGTCAGGGACCAGAGGATATGAATCGCCCCATCAGCTACGCGCCGCCCTCTCAGCAGTGCGCCATCGACTCGAAACAACAGGGCGGTCCCGGCTCCATCGCAGAACAACTCATTGATGCCCGCGTTGATGTCTTACTTGGTGGCGGAAAAAAATACTTTGCCCAGAAAAATCATGTGGGTGCGCAACTGCTGGACCAGGCCAGGTCTCATGGCTATCAACTGATCGACCATATCGGCCAAAGGGATGCATCGGATCAGCCACGACTGCTCGGCCTGTTTTCACCGGGACATCTGCCGGTGGAATGGATCGGCAGCGGCGACCGCAAAGCCGAGGCTGTCGAACTGGCGTCAGGAAAACCCGTGTTCGCCACGCCTTTTGGCTGCCTGAAAAATCCCCGACACAACGGCATACCGACATTGGCCCAAATGACCCGAAAGGCACTTACCCGGTTATCCAGAGACCCTTCGCGAGGGTTTTTTCTGATGGTCGAGGGAGCATCCATCGACAAGCAGGCCCATCGGCGCAACCCCTGTGGTCAGATTGGGGAATTGAGCGCACTGGACAGTGCAGTGGCGGTCGCACGCGAATTTGCCAAACAACATCCCGGCACCCTGATCATCGTCACGGCAGATCATGGTCAGGCCGGCCAGATTTTACCTCTGCCAGACAACTATATGGCCTTGACCGAATCGTTGAAAAGCCCCCAATACCCCCCGGGGCATTACGCCGTACTGAAAACCCGGCACGGTGACCTGATGGCTGTGGGCTATGCCACCAACGCTCCACCCCACGGGGGATGGGAACAGCACACAGGGGTCGATGTTCCCGTGTTTCTGGAGGGAATTGACGGGCAGGAAGTTCCAACGTTGATGAGCCAGCGGGATATTTTCCGGTTAATGCGAGCGCATTTGCAGCTGCCCTGAGTGGCTGCGCCGATAATCCTGCTAACCCAGCAGGATGCCGACACCCAGCAGCACCGGAGTCAACAACACCAACAATACATTCTTGCCCAGGGCGGGCACCATGGCCGGAATATCGCCACCACTACCCAGCAGATCACGAGTAATCAGCAGTCCCTGTGGCAGGGTGGTTAATGCCAGCAATGCCGGCCACGGCAACAGACCAAGCACCACGCCGATCACCACAGAACCGTATGCGCCAAGCAGCAACAACCGGTAAATACGAACACTGGCCACCACCCCCAGCAATACCGGAAAATGACGTCGACCCACCGCCCGATCTGCATCGATATCCGGGAGCTGATTGAGCAATAACAGGGCATTGACCAGAAAGAACACCGCCCAGCCAACGGATTGTCCAGCGGCGAAAAAATCCCCTGTCAAAACATAGACGGTCCCGTTAACCATCAGCAGCCCGAAACCCACACCGGGGGATACCAGGCACGCCATCGGCATTCGGTTTATCAGGCGGGTGTAGGCAACGATAATCAATCCACCCAACAGGCCCAGCGAGAGAATTCCCGGTCCCACCCGCCATGAAAAGTAGACGCCGATCAGCACCATGAGCAGAAAAGCACCGATAAAAAGCCACAGTGCAGTGCCCAGCAGAAAAGGCCGGTCGGGCAGCGTCCCGCTACCACCGCTGAACGGCGTTCGATGGGTGATATTATCGAGGCCGCTTTTAAAGTCCTGGTATTCGTTGAGCGCGTTGACCGCCACATGAGCCGCCAGTGCGCCCACAACAATCAACAACAGCAGATCCAGTGGCAATCTGCCGGTTAGCTGAAAACTGACCGCGGCAGCTGGAAACAGTACCGCCAGCGTCAACAGCAGGAAAGGGCCTCTGGCAATCGCAAATATGGCCTGGAATCGCCGGGCTATCAGCACGAGATGACCTCCCCATTTTCCCCAGACGCTAGCTCAGAAAAAACTGGTAAGCGGGATTTTGGGTCTCTTCCTTCCAGGTGTAACCCAGCTGGTCAAGGAACTGACTCACCAGCTTCTGTTCGCCCAATGGCACCTGCAGGCCCACCAGAACCCGTCCATAGGCAGCGCCGTGGTTGCGATAGTGGAACATGGAAATATTCCACTGCCCACCCAGCTGGTTGAGGAAATTCATCAGTGCTGCAGGCCGCTCGGGAAACTCAAAGCGGTACACCACCTCTTCGGTCGCCTCCGGCGCACGGCCGCCGACCATATGACGAATGTGCAGCTTGGCCATTTCGTTGTCAGTCATATCCACCAGCGGATACCCCTTGTCGGTCAGATCCGCCACCAGTTGCTGACGATCCTCATCACCGGAGACCTGCACACCGACAAAGATATGGGCCTCGGCGGGATCGCCCATGCGGTAGTTGAACTCGGTAATGTTGCGCTTGCTGAGAGAGGTGCAAAAGGCCTTGAAGCTGCCCGGTTGTTCGGGAATCGTCACCGCCAGAATCGCCTCGCGTTTTTCACCGATTTCCGTGCGCTCGGAGATATAGCGAAGCCTGTCAAAAT is a window from the Porticoccus hydrocarbonoclasticus MCTG13d genome containing:
- a CDS encoding alkaline phosphatase, coding for MLKVGRILATLLISGLLATDVVFGDTVEPANVILFIGDGMDEHQITMARNYLLGPEEGLLAMEQLPVRSSAQVQTLLENRPDRFTFIADSANSASTLATGQLTSTGRIATSAGTDFDQPTILQAARESGFLTGLVTTASLTDATPAAFVAHTAHRNCQGPEDMNRPISYAPPSQQCAIDSKQQGGPGSIAEQLIDARVDVLLGGGKKYFAQKNHVGAQLLDQARSHGYQLIDHIGQRDASDQPRLLGLFSPGHLPVEWIGSGDRKAEAVELASGKPVFATPFGCLKNPRHNGIPTLAQMTRKALTRLSRDPSRGFFLMVEGASIDKQAHRRNPCGQIGELSALDSAVAVAREFAKQHPGTLIIVTADHGQAGQILPLPDNYMALTESLKSPQYPPGHYAVLKTRHGDLMAVGYATNAPPHGGWEQHTGVDVPVFLEGIDGQEVPTLMSQRDIFRLMRAHLQLP
- the pyk gene encoding pyruvate kinase; its protein translation is MRKTKIICTIGPVTESYDMLEQLADAGMNVVRLNMSHGDHESHARVIKAVRTLNKKRHHPIAVLIDTQGPEIRTGDIHNELDLKQGDEISVVARGEDDVEASSIRINYENLIDDVEIGDKITVDNGLINLEVLSKEDRVMRCRVVDGGVLKSKRHVNLPGIRVNLPAITEKDKRDIEFAIEQEVDFIALSFVRDAEDIHQLHQLLGDKADKIKVISKIEDQEGVKNVREIIKVSDGLMVARGDLGVEIAIEKLPRVQRRIIRLCAQEGKRVIVATHMLESMIENPMPTRAEVTDVANAVYEEADAIMLSGETTIGKYPVKCVEILDRIARSIELSRGLRFTDNLILKNDKEEIAAAAVKLAESIKAKAIIVPTRRGRMAGYVTNCHPQAPIICAFTNDSRTRRQLVLNRNVLSFRINFSEDPEKTLATAANILIERAEFTPEDRLVVISDALAGSGIDAIQIRKLGDLLKVPIE
- a CDS encoding 5-formyltetrahydrofolate cyclo-ligase, coding for MDNKAIRKEMRQKRQSLSAPQQADASHGLARQLCRLPVFLFGKNIAFYLANDGEIDPCIAMGIAEAAGKACHLPVLHPLKQNRLHFVRYRTGQPLTGNRFGIAEPPLRRNRIVPLLAIDVVLLPMVAFDRQGNRLGMGGGFYDRTLSQSFRLTKFIGLAHSCQETDSIAPQPWDIPLQAIVTERDIIQIR
- a CDS encoding prenyltransferase is translated as MLIARRFQAIFAIARGPFLLLTLAVLFPAAAVSFQLTGRLPLDLLLLIVVGALAAHVAVNALNEYQDFKSGLDNITHRTPFSGGSGTLPDRPFLLGTALWLFIGAFLLMVLIGVYFSWRVGPGILSLGLLGGLIIVAYTRLINRMPMACLVSPGVGFGLLMVNGTVYVLTGDFFAAGQSVGWAVFFLVNALLLLNQLPDIDADRAVGRRHFPVLLGVVASVRIYRLLLLGAYGSVVIGVVLGLLPWPALLALTTLPQGLLITRDLLGSGGDIPAMVPALGKNVLLVLLTPVLLGVGILLG